ACAATTTATGGTAGTAGGCCTATTGGTTTTCACTAAAACAATAGTAGGCTTTGCTGAATTTTTATTACTACAGCCGCACAAAAGCGTTGCAACCAAAGTGAATAAAAAAGCATTCCGTAGCATAATTATTAATGTTGAATATTTAAAGGTACATATTAAGGATATTACTTTAAAGTAGCATAATTAGATATCAAATAAATTTGTTAAATTCTTATTAAAAGCATGAAATTTGCTTTATTTCATGTAAAAAAAAAACAATTTTACATTTCACCTTTAAACAAAAAAAATCCTGCTTAAAAAGCAGGATTCTTTTATAAAATATATTTTAACAAGGATTACACAAACAAAGGTTTGTCTTGCATCATAGCATTTACTTTAGCTTTTACAGCTTCTAATGCGGCATCATCTTCAAAGTTATTAATAACCTCGTCAACAAGCTCTACAATAGCAACCATATCCGTATCATTTAAACCACGAGTTGTTACAGCAGAAACACCTAAACGAATTCCTGAAGTTACAAATGGAGATTTATCATCAAAAGGTACCATGTTTTTATTTACTGTAATATCTGCTTTTACTAACGCTTGTTCAGCATCTTTACCTGATAAGTTTTTGTTACGTAAATCGATTAACATACAATGGTTATCAGTTCCACCAGAAATAATGTTATAATCTTTAGCAACTAATGCTTTTGCCATGGCAGCAGCATTTTTCTTAACTTGTAATTGGTATTGTAAAAACTCATCGGTTAAAGCCTCTCCAAAAGCGATCGCTTTAGCCGCAATAATGTGTTCTAATGGTCCACCTTGATTTCCTGGAAAAACAGCTGAATCTAATAAAGAAGACATTTTACGTAAGTTTCCGTTTTTAAGTTTAATTCCGAAAGGGTTTTCAAAATCTTTCCCCATCATAATCATACCACCTCTTGGTCCACGTAATGTTTTATGAGTTGTTGTTGTAACAATATGACAGTGTGGTAACGGATCATTTAAGATACCCTTAGCAATTAAACCTGCTGGGTGAGATATATCGGCCATTAAAATAGCACCAACGCTATCTGCTATAACTCTAAAGCGCTCAAAATCAATATCACGAGAATAAGCTGACGCTCCTGCAATAATCAATTTTGGTTGTTCTTTAGTAGCTATTTCTTGAATTTTATCATAATTTAAAACTCCTGTTTCTTGCTCTACACCGTAAAATACCGGGTTGTAAAGTTTACCAGAAAAGTTTACTGGAGAACCGTGAGTTAAATGCCCACCATGCGATAAATCGAATCCTAAAATTTTATCACCAGGGTTTAAACATGCATGGTAAACAGCTGTATTAGCCTGACTTCCTGAGTGAGGTTGTACGTTTACATATACTGCTCCAAACAAAGCTTTTGCTCTATCGATAGCTATTTGTTCAACTTCATCAACTACTTCACATCCGCCATAATAACGTTTACCAGGGTAACCTTCGGCGTATTTGTTAGTTAACACAGAGCCTGCAGCTTCCATTACTTGGTTGCTAACAAAATTCTCCGATGCAATAAGTTCTATACCGTGTAATTGGCGTTCCTTTTCGGCTTCAATAAGTTCAAAAATTTGTTCGTCGCGTTGCATATTATGAGTTTGATTTTTAATATTCCGCAAAAATAACAAATAGATTACTTAAATTGATGAAAATTTCGTTTTTTACATTTAACTTTTTAACCAATTTATTAACGGTTAAAGAAAATTCATTTTTAAAGTAATTTTTCGTTGTAAAACAAAAAAATTATGTACGTTTGATAAGAATACAACAACCCGAAAACAAAACAGAATATGCCATTAACAGCGAACAACCCAGATAGAAAGTCGTGGCTACACGTCGATAAAAACTCCGATTTCCCGATACAAAACATTCCTTTTGGTGTTTTTTTAACCCGAGATGATATTATAACCATTGGTACACGTATTGGTGATACCGCTATAGACTTAGGTGCTTTACACCAATTAGGCTATTTTGAGGGCATCCCGTTAACCGACGATATTTTTCTTCAAGATACCTTAAACGATTTTATTGCAGATGGCCGTAAAACATGGCGTTTGGTTAGAGATAGAATTGCAGAAATTTTTGATGCAGAAAATGATGCGTTAAAAAGCAACATGCAACATAAAGAGGTTGTACTTTTTCGTTTAGACGAAATTGAAATGCAACTTCCTGTTCAAATTGGTGATTATACCGACTTTTACTCAAGTAAAGAGCATGCTACTAATGTTGGTACATTATTTAGAGATCCAGAAAACGCGTTATTACCTAACTGGTTGCATATTCCGGTAGGTTACCACGGGCGTAGTTCGTCTATTATTCCTTCTGGAATTCCGGTACACCGCCCTAAAGGTCAAACTTTACCAAACGGAGCAACAGAACCTGTTTTTGGACCAAGCCAGTTAATAGATTTTGAGTTAGAAATGGCTTTTATAACAACCGATGCTAACGATTTAGGAGAACCAATACCTGTTAACGAAGCGGAAGAATATATATTCGGACTTGTACTTTTTAATGATTGGAGCGCACGCGACATTCAAAAATGGGAATACGTGCCACTAGGGCCGTTTTTAGCTAAAAACTTTGCATCGTCTATTTCACCTTGGATTGTAACGCTAGATGCTCTAGAACCTTACCGTGTTGAAGGACCTAAACCCATTAAAAAACAATTGGATTACCTTAAATACAAAGGCAAAAAAAGCTACGATATTAATTTAGAAGTAGCCATACAACCAAAAGGCGCTAAAGAAACTACAGTATGTCAATCTAACTTTAAATACATGTACTGGAACATGTCTCAGCAACTAGCGCACCATACCGTAAATGGTTGCCCAGTAAATTCTGGCGACATGATGGGTAGCGGAACCATTTCTGGACAAACACCAGATTCTTACGGTTCTATGCTAGAGTTAACTTGGAAAGGTGAAAAACCTTTAAAAATGAAAGATGGTACCGTACGTAAATTTATAAATGATAACGACACCGTTATTATGCGTGGTTACTGTGAAAAAGATGGCACTCGAATTGGTTTTGGAGAAGTATCTACAAAATTACTTCCTGTTTTCGAATCAAAAAAATCCAAATAACACTATAAGAATCAAACACTTAAAAACCCTCAAACTAAAAACTTGAGGGTTTGTTTTTGTTTGGCATCAAAATTGAAATTACCTCCAAATAACATAAAACCTATACTTATGAAAAGATTACTACTCTTATTGTTATCCATTTCATTTTTAATATCCTGCGGTGGACGCAAACAACTCGAAAAAGCCATAAATACTGGCAACTACAATCAAGCCATTACAGAGGCCTTAAAAAAACTTGAAACCAACAAGGATAAAAAACGAAAACAAGATTATATTGTAATGCTTCGAGATGCTTATTATAAAGTAGTCGAAAAAGATTTAAATACCATTAAACATTTAGAAAAAGACAATAATCCAGAGCTTTTTGAAAATGTTTTTAATGTTTACAAAAACCTAAATGCGCGTCAAGAGGCCATAAAGCCTGTGCTTCCATTATACATTAATGGTAAAGAAGCTAAATTTGAATTTAGTGACTATAGCTCTCAAATTTCGGGCTATAGAAATAAAACCTCTAATTATTTATATGAAAAAGGACTCGATTTATTAGAAAGCGAAAATAAAGAGCAAATTAGAGATGCACATCAAATTTATAGCTACATAGAATCTATAAACCCTAATTACGAAGATACGCGCGAGCTTATACAAGAAGCTCATGCTCGTGGTACAAAATACGTTATTGTAACCATTGCAAACCAAACAAAACAAGCTATACCTAGAGATTTGGAAAGTGATTTACTAAATTTCGACACCTATGGCTTAAACCAGTTTTGGACAGTTTACCACGCATCACCAGAACAAACCAGAGCGTACGATTTAGCCATGCAACTGCAATTAAAGCAAATTATCATCTCTCCAGAACACGTAAAAGAACGCCAAATACTAAGAGAGCAAACCATAGTCGATGGTAAAAAATATGTTTTAGACAAAAAAGGAAACGTAAAAAAAGATAGTTTAGGAAACGATATTAAAGAAGACAACATTATTAAAGTAAAAGCCAAGTTATACGAGCTTAGCCAACAAAAATCGTCTCAAATTCTAGGAAACGTGATTTACAAAGACCTGAAAACAAATCAGGTTTTACAATCTTTTCCTGTAGATAGCGGTTTTAACTTCCAGAACATCTACGCAACTTATCGAGGAGATAAACGCGCCTTAACCACTGAAGACTTACAGCTTATAAGATCTCGTAAAGTACCGTTCCCAATAAACGAACAAATGATATTCGACACCGGAGAAGATCTCAAACTGCAACTCAAAAACATTATAACCACTTACAATCCCGAATAAAAACAAAAAGCCCTCTAAATTTTAGAGGGCTTTCTTTTTCAATAAAACTGCAAATTAAATACAGAAAAAATAGTATTACATCGCTGTTTTTGTATAAGTAAATATTGTTTTACTCGTTATAGTTTCACCATTTACATCAATATAATTAATGTTTCCTTCCGAAGTAAATTCAGTAAAATCATCATTTACCTCAAGTTGGCTCGTTTGGCTAAAACAACTAGATACTACCGTTAAACCATAAGTTTCATTTAGTTTCCAAGTACCAATAGTAGCTTGCTCATTATCACAATCACCAGTACCTCCTGCAACAAAAGAGTAAGCTCTATCATCCTCAAAACCGTAAACAATATCTTTCTCACAGTCATCATATTGCAAAAACAAATCTGTACTTGCATTATCTTCACCGTCATCGGTTAAATCAATTTCATCTTCAGCAACAACAGCAGTTAATACCCAAGTACCACTAAAATTCATCTCTACATCAGTTAATTCACCAGTTAAACTATCGGTGCAAGTTACGCCATCACTGTCGTCGTCGTTACAGCTAACAAATAGTAAACTAAAAACCATTAAACTCTTCACTAATAAAATACTTTTCTTCATAATTAATTATTTTTATTTTCAAGATGATAAATCTCCTCAAAGGTTGCGTTATAATTATGCGTTTTTTACACAAAAAATCTTACACACAGGCTATTAAACTGCATATCAACTTAATAAATGCAAAATTATAAAAACAAAAAATGCCCGATAGATTTATCGAGCATTCTGTACTTTATCAAAACAAGTAAGTTATTAAATAAACTTACTTAAATCCATTTCATTTATTGCACCATGACTTTCGTGCGCAACAGCTACACCATTTTTAATTACCAAAAGCTGTGGAGATTGGTGCATAACCTGAAATTTATAACCCACTTCATTAGATATTTCTCTAAAATTCAGTAAATCTAAAAAATACAAATCTGCATCTTTTTCAGTAAAATCATAAGCATCTACAAACTGGCTCATCACCATTCTACTAATTCCGCAACGCGTAGAATGTTTAAAGATCATTTGAGTTTTAGTACTCGATTTCTCCTTTATTAAATCCAATTGTTGCATAGCATTCAACGGAATCCAAGGCAATACCTTTTCTTCTTTTGCCTCTCCCGAATCACCAAAAATTTTATTAAATAATCCCATGTATTGTTTTGTTTAATTATATTAATAAAGCATCTCAAAAAGCATAAATTAAATACATTATTGAAACCTCTATACCAAATGTTTAAAAATAATGCAAAAATAGTCCGTGTTTTTAAATAAAACTTACAGTTTTTATTCCTTTTTTTTAATAACCAGTAACATTTCCATAGAAATAAATTTATGACGAATTAATAAAACACGACTTAAATTATATTTGAGTTACATAATCCGGCTTATAATCGCTATTAAATTTCACAATAAAAGTAGAACCTTCACCAACAGCACTTTCAACTAAAATTTCGCCTCCCATAGACTCAACATGTATTTTGGTCATGAACAAACCTACACCTCGCGCCTCAGGATGTCTATGAAATACTTTATTTAAACCAAATATTTTATGACGATGCTTTTTCAAATCGATACCTAAACCATTATCTTGAATTTTAAGCAAAATTTTATCATTTAATATCTCTGTATAAATATGAATGATGGGCTCTTCAATATTTGATTTATATTTCAAAGCATTTTCAACAAGATTTAAAAAGATACTTTCAAAATAAATTTTATTGCACGATACACTATTAACCGCGTTAAAATCACTCGTTATCTTGGCTTTAGATTCAATGATATGTCCCGCTAATAATTCCTTCGTTTTATTTAACGTTTCATCAAAATAAACCTTTGTTTTAGAAACTTTTTCTTTTTTCACTCTTAAAGCTTCTAATAGAGTATTTAAAGTGATTGTTAAATGCTCAATCACTTTTTTGAACTTATCAAAAATCTCCTGCTTATTTTCTGAATCGCCAGCCGCACTATATAGTTGAACCAAAGAATTCAGGTTACTAACAGGTGCTCTTAAATTGTGCGATGTTATTTGAGCAAAATCTGCTAATTGATTGTTTTTATCTATAAGTTTTTCGGCCAAAAGTTTTAAGTTAGCATTGGCATTAATTGTTTTTTGTTCTGCCTCTTTTTGCGCTGTAATATCTCTAATAGCAGCCGAAACTAACATACCATCTTCCGTTTGCATTGGACTTAAGCTAACCTGCACAGTAAATTCTTCTCCATTTTTATGTCGGCCAATTAATTCATTTTGCTCACCAATTCCTATACTTTTAGGATCTGAAAAATAATTATCCTCATACATTCTAAAATTATCAACAAATCTATTCGGTAGTAAAATTTCTATTTCCTGTTCTAATAATTCTTCTGCAGCATAGCCAAACATTTTTTCTGCCTGCTTATTAACTAAATGTATTTTTTTATCTTCATTAACTATTATCATAGCATCAGGTGCCGACTCCAAAAGCCCTCTAAACTTAATTTCTGCAATCCTTTGGTGAGTTATATCTTGGCAGGTTCCTACGATTTCAGTAATTTCATTATTATCATCGGTAAAAATTTTAGCTAATACTTCTATCGTTTTTACAACACCTTTTGCTGTTATAATCCTATGTATTAATCTAGAAGGAAACTCTTTATCTCTAAAGGTTTTCTCCATATGCCTTCTTACCTTTTCACGATCTTCAGGATGAGTTACTTCCAACATTGTTCGTTTATCCACATGCATTGAATCCACTTCTACCTCCATCATTAAATACAAATTGGGAGACCAACTAACAATATCTTCAATAAGATTATAACGCCAATGGCCCATCATGGTGATGTTCTCAGCAAAACTCAATAACTGGTTTTGTGTTAGTAAATCATTCTGAACCTTTTTTAAATATGTTATATCTTGAAAAATCCCAAATATTTTATTGCATTCACCATTTACAAATTCAGCCTGACCAATATCACGAATCCAAATATTTTCACCGTCCATATTTACTA
The window above is part of the Algibacter sp. L3A6 genome. Proteins encoded here:
- the fahA gene encoding fumarylacetoacetase; amino-acid sequence: MPLTANNPDRKSWLHVDKNSDFPIQNIPFGVFLTRDDIITIGTRIGDTAIDLGALHQLGYFEGIPLTDDIFLQDTLNDFIADGRKTWRLVRDRIAEIFDAENDALKSNMQHKEVVLFRLDEIEMQLPVQIGDYTDFYSSKEHATNVGTLFRDPENALLPNWLHIPVGYHGRSSSIIPSGIPVHRPKGQTLPNGATEPVFGPSQLIDFELEMAFITTDANDLGEPIPVNEAEEYIFGLVLFNDWSARDIQKWEYVPLGPFLAKNFASSISPWIVTLDALEPYRVEGPKPIKKQLDYLKYKGKKSYDINLEVAIQPKGAKETTVCQSNFKYMYWNMSQQLAHHTVNGCPVNSGDMMGSGTISGQTPDSYGSMLELTWKGEKPLKMKDGTVRKFINDNDTVIMRGYCEKDGTRIGFGEVSTKLLPVFESKKSK
- a CDS encoding PAS domain S-box protein, translating into MKTLKNKVKQRFGLFACISVIAFFIVFIVIKKHVLTQNNDAFLISKSGKQGMLSQRITKVMFAIDSDTRLVSPVELVDSLRVFTNEIETSHNILLNQYKQTKGTKRLDSLFDVVDTKLEVLVKCSDSVMSLKSFSLDKHTKAKIKEAELSFLFGMDAIVREYERKSKANFRRVETSFYIIFLVFGLILLVVFIFLWLTNIRELIKKNESLILVNERLAKSQFQIKENLEVVQLLKLDLEQKDKFNKIFIEQAAPSISMLDRDMKYIAVSEKWKQVYNMVDIDVVGMSHYDVFPNLTDSRKAQHQKCLEGDIDKCDEGYYVQDDGSVKWYFWDIRPWYLPNGSIGGLLMYSGDITDSKNISIAKDRIEKILRTTNKVVRIGTWELDIKSDKITFSDMSREILKLPDGFQVYGNKSLHLYKDGASRNKIIKSIQHLKKTGEPFDVELEIVNMDGENIWIRDIGQAEFVNGECNKIFGIFQDITYLKKVQNDLLTQNQLLSFAENITMMGHWRYNLIEDIVSWSPNLYLMMEVEVDSMHVDKRTMLEVTHPEDREKVRRHMEKTFRDKEFPSRLIHRIITAKGVVKTIEVLAKIFTDDNNEITEIVGTCQDITHQRIAEIKFRGLLESAPDAMIIVNEDKKIHLVNKQAEKMFGYAAEELLEQEIEILLPNRFVDNFRMYEDNYFSDPKSIGIGEQNELIGRHKNGEEFTVQVSLSPMQTEDGMLVSAAIRDITAQKEAEQKTINANANLKLLAEKLIDKNNQLADFAQITSHNLRAPVSNLNSLVQLYSAAGDSENKQEIFDKFKKVIEHLTITLNTLLEALRVKKEKVSKTKVYFDETLNKTKELLAGHIIESKAKITSDFNAVNSVSCNKIYFESIFLNLVENALKYKSNIEEPIIHIYTEILNDKILLKIQDNGLGIDLKKHRHKIFGLNKVFHRHPEARGVGLFMTKIHVESMGGEILVESAVGEGSTFIVKFNSDYKPDYVTQI
- the glyA gene encoding serine hydroxymethyltransferase, yielding MQRDEQIFELIEAEKERQLHGIELIASENFVSNQVMEAAGSVLTNKYAEGYPGKRYYGGCEVVDEVEQIAIDRAKALFGAVYVNVQPHSGSQANTAVYHACLNPGDKILGFDLSHGGHLTHGSPVNFSGKLYNPVFYGVEQETGVLNYDKIQEIATKEQPKLIIAGASAYSRDIDFERFRVIADSVGAILMADISHPAGLIAKGILNDPLPHCHIVTTTTHKTLRGPRGGMIMMGKDFENPFGIKLKNGNLRKMSSLLDSAVFPGNQGGPLEHIIAAKAIAFGEALTDEFLQYQLQVKKNAAAMAKALVAKDYNIISGGTDNHCMLIDLRNKNLSGKDAEQALVKADITVNKNMVPFDDKSPFVTSGIRLGVSAVTTRGLNDTDMVAIVELVDEVINNFEDDAALEAVKAKVNAMMQDKPLFV
- the ytxJ gene encoding bacillithiol system redox-active protein YtxJ encodes the protein MGLFNKIFGDSGEAKEEKVLPWIPLNAMQQLDLIKEKSSTKTQMIFKHSTRCGISRMVMSQFVDAYDFTEKDADLYFLDLLNFREISNEVGYKFQVMHQSPQLLVIKNGVAVAHESHGAINEMDLSKFI
- a CDS encoding DUF5004 domain-containing protein: MKKSILLVKSLMVFSLLFVSCNDDDSDGVTCTDSLTGELTDVEMNFSGTWVLTAVVAEDEIDLTDDGEDNASTDLFLQYDDCEKDIVYGFEDDRAYSFVAGGTGDCDNEQATIGTWKLNETYGLTVVSSCFSQTSQLEVNDDFTEFTSEGNINYIDVNGETITSKTIFTYTKTAM